In one window of Poriferisphaera corsica DNA:
- a CDS encoding LamG-like jellyroll fold domain-containing protein — protein MRSIKKLYFLLLAIFASGLSSGVIVADDYVVDNSRHPNSMIAYWRFEDSTEYSNTWSGYDFSGNGNLLYATSVIPNRTTANDAGGRFLTVYQTQESNLTYLEINSDSHVLQTNAQVTTTHFPNHPIHTDVEKAEFKEFTVEVSYKPNTAALADHRVLVSRDDVEIGGSGSSSGPASFFVAHMMDGSVLAYVKDENGISHSVQTPAGHITPPSQNATSFWYDIAVTGDGQTLRLYIKANNISNNQPGLWTANYNSSSNKKILGSGGGDSYYWRIGNGTYSGVEQYRTDGKIDEVRICNSALPESALLMKRYGSAVAVHKASNPGPIRSVAEFDGCLWGVRPGPHEEVVLENGEYVVKPLGDGKSSIHLFRSTDNGVTWQRMRDLLATNLGAIHDPMIWAGSVKNGNGGLVDKMFVSYGMKKHNNTVNPNKHVISINEIHNATNSVLPNNTTIPSTGGLHVVEVGGTYLTADGQTKYSFVGAPYLFRRSNGELQIYYDYETTDPSYLGHQWIAMKNATYNNGMISTLSSPRIIVAREPAGNGKLSRDGMASVVMVEPNANADGNDKIMVVMEGVKKQVYGTDNKENYYNVIRSVTANNGGKSVSDWVHEDRQIVYESLLRDIDGRSYNAYVPYVFKHDQTIFVAYCTDEDLFEYSMKPRDSSAIPELRVSSVKFSIIDGVNRITHQQNMMHRFIDGIIDVDDRYYIASLGSLNTRPIKEMYNYAPGFFKGIDGKLRCIVDFFDNEQRVFEITLN, from the coding sequence ATGAGATCGATAAAAAAACTTTATTTCTTATTACTCGCGATATTTGCAAGTGGTTTATCGTCTGGGGTAATCGTGGCGGATGATTATGTCGTTGATAATTCCAGGCACCCGAATTCGATGATTGCGTACTGGCGGTTTGAAGACTCGACTGAATACAGTAATACATGGTCGGGTTATGATTTTTCGGGCAATGGGAATTTGCTGTACGCAACTTCTGTGATTCCTAATCGAACCACAGCGAATGATGCTGGGGGTAGATTTCTTACGGTTTACCAGACTCAAGAAAGCAATTTAACCTATCTGGAAATCAATAGTGATTCACATGTGCTACAGACCAACGCTCAGGTAACGACGACGCATTTTCCAAACCATCCGATACATACAGATGTTGAGAAGGCTGAGTTTAAGGAATTTACGGTTGAGGTTAGCTATAAGCCAAATACGGCGGCTTTGGCAGATCACCGAGTCTTAGTATCCCGTGATGATGTTGAAATCGGGGGATCAGGCAGTTCAAGTGGTCCAGCAAGTTTCTTTGTTGCGCATATGATGGATGGCAGCGTTTTGGCGTATGTCAAGGACGAAAACGGTATTAGTCATAGTGTTCAAACGCCAGCTGGTCATATCACGCCGCCGTCACAGAATGCGACATCGTTCTGGTATGACATCGCGGTGACTGGTGATGGTCAGACGCTCAGACTATATATCAAGGCCAATAATATATCGAATAATCAGCCAGGATTATGGACGGCAAATTACAACAGCAGCAGTAATAAGAAAATACTCGGTTCGGGGGGAGGCGATTCTTATTATTGGCGTATTGGTAATGGCACGTATAGCGGCGTTGAGCAGTACCGGACTGACGGGAAGATTGATGAGGTTCGGATTTGTAATTCAGCACTTCCAGAATCGGCGTTACTGATGAAAAGATATGGATCCGCTGTTGCGGTTCATAAGGCAAGTAACCCGGGCCCGATTCGATCTGTCGCGGAATTTGATGGTTGTTTGTGGGGTGTTCGTCCGGGGCCACATGAAGAGGTCGTTTTGGAGAACGGTGAGTATGTGGTGAAGCCTTTGGGTGATGGCAAAAGTTCGATTCATTTGTTTCGAAGCACAGATAATGGTGTGACATGGCAGCGAATGAGGGATCTTTTGGCGACTAATTTGGGAGCGATTCATGACCCGATGATTTGGGCTGGGAGTGTAAAAAATGGCAATGGCGGGTTGGTCGATAAGATGTTTGTTTCTTATGGCATGAAGAAGCACAACAACACGGTGAACCCCAATAAGCATGTCATTAGTATTAATGAAATTCATAACGCAACAAATAGTGTTTTACCTAATAACACAACAATACCTAGTACTGGGGGGTTGCATGTCGTTGAAGTAGGTGGTACGTATCTCACTGCGGATGGTCAGACAAAATACAGCTTTGTTGGTGCGCCATATTTGTTTCGACGTTCTAATGGTGAGTTACAGATTTATTATGACTATGAGACCACGGATCCGTCATATCTTGGGCATCAGTGGATTGCGATGAAGAATGCTACGTATAACAATGGAATGATATCTACTTTATCGTCACCGCGAATTATTGTGGCGCGGGAGCCTGCGGGTAATGGAAAATTAAGTCGAGATGGCATGGCGTCGGTCGTGATGGTTGAGCCAAACGCGAATGCGGATGGCAATGACAAGATCATGGTCGTGATGGAAGGGGTTAAAAAGCAGGTCTATGGCACAGATAACAAGGAGAATTATTACAATGTTATCAGGTCGGTTACTGCGAATAATGGTGGCAAGTCGGTGAGTGACTGGGTTCATGAAGATCGTCAGATTGTTTACGAATCTTTGTTACGTGACATTGATGGGAGGAGTTATAATGCGTATGTGCCATATGTATTTAAGCATGATCAGACAATTTTTGTTGCCTATTGCACGGATGAAGATTTGTTTGAGTACAGCATGAAACCACGAGATTCGAGTGCAATTCCAGAGTTACGTGTTTCATCGGTTAAGTTCAGTATTATAGATGGTGTTAATCGTATCACTCATCAGCAGAACATGATGCATCGGTTTATTGACGGAATAATCGATGTTGATGATCGGTACTATATTGCTAGTCTTGGGAGCCTAAATACTCGGCCTATCAAAGAGATGTATAACTATGCGCCTGGATTTTTTAAGGGGATTGATGGGAAATTACGCTGCATTGTTGATTTCTTTGATAATGAGCAGCGTGTATTTGAGATCACGTTAAATTAA
- the thrS gene encoding threonine--tRNA ligase, with amino-acid sequence MNINVKLPDGNSVELPQNSTPYDVAASIGAGLAKAAIGARVNGTLVDVTSPITSDCDISIITAPRQDKKGNSKFRDTAHQDDALYLLRHSTAHVMAEAIANLWPDTELAYGPPLETGFYYDIKLDTPISSDDFAKIEAEMAKIIASNRPFKRYDLPIAEGMDKLKAENNKYKIDNAERAIEGGAQSLSWYVTGDPSLDTACATDDSANTSEGYWEDLCQGPHVPNTSLIGASKVMSIASSNWHGDVNSDRFQRVYGTAFFSEKDLETYLGKLEEAKARDHRVIGQKLGLFAIDDKVGQGLVLWKPKGGIIRDELQKFIGEHLTKQGYFQVFTPHIGKLDLYRTSGHFPYYQDSQFPPIISREQIKSLADEGCSCSQLANMLEDGDVDGYMLKPMNCPHHIQIYASEKRSYRDLPIRLAEFGTVYRWEQSGELNGMTRVRGFTQDDAHLFVMPEQLDEEVQGCLDLVKVIFETLGLKDFRVRVSLRDPDGTKYVGNPEDWDRAESACIKAAESLGVPFSMEPGEAAFYGPKIDFVVKDVIGREWQLGTVQVDYQLPQRFELSYVGSDNAEHTPIMIHRAPFGSMERFVGVLIEHFNGSFPLWLNPEQVRVLPISDKFVDYAEEVKDKLFAEGVRVTIDKGNDRLNGKIKVAQEDRVCYMLVVGRKDKEAGTVSVRHRSEGDLGAVPTDEFVANIVEEIKTKALGPLVKASN; translated from the coding sequence ATGAACATCAATGTCAAACTACCCGACGGCAACTCCGTTGAGCTCCCTCAGAACTCAACACCCTACGATGTCGCCGCCTCGATCGGTGCTGGCCTCGCCAAAGCCGCCATTGGCGCCCGCGTCAATGGCACACTCGTCGACGTAACTTCCCCTATCACAAGTGATTGCGATATTTCCATCATCACCGCGCCTCGCCAGGACAAAAAAGGTAACTCCAAGTTCCGCGACACCGCTCACCAGGACGACGCTCTCTACCTCCTCCGCCACTCGACCGCACACGTCATGGCCGAAGCCATCGCTAACCTCTGGCCAGACACAGAGTTAGCATACGGACCGCCTCTCGAGACCGGCTTCTACTACGACATCAAACTCGACACACCCATCTCCTCAGACGACTTCGCCAAGATCGAAGCCGAGATGGCCAAAATCATCGCAAGTAACCGTCCATTCAAGCGTTACGATCTCCCCATCGCCGAAGGCATGGACAAACTCAAAGCCGAAAACAACAAATACAAAATCGACAACGCCGAGCGCGCCATCGAAGGCGGCGCCCAATCACTCTCATGGTACGTCACCGGCGATCCATCACTCGATACTGCATGCGCAACTGATGATTCTGCAAATACTTCCGAAGGTTACTGGGAAGACCTTTGCCAAGGGCCGCACGTCCCCAATACATCATTGATCGGCGCTTCTAAGGTGATGTCGATTGCCAGTTCCAACTGGCACGGCGACGTGAATTCCGATCGCTTCCAACGCGTTTACGGCACCGCTTTCTTCTCCGAAAAAGATCTCGAAACCTATCTCGGAAAACTCGAAGAAGCCAAAGCTCGCGATCACCGTGTGATCGGCCAAAAGCTCGGTTTGTTTGCGATCGACGATAAAGTCGGCCAAGGCCTTGTGTTATGGAAACCTAAGGGCGGAATCATCCGTGATGAACTCCAAAAATTCATCGGCGAGCATCTAACCAAACAAGGCTACTTCCAAGTGTTCACGCCGCATATCGGGAAACTGGATCTATATAGAACCTCGGGTCACTTCCCGTATTACCAGGATTCGCAGTTCCCGCCGATCATTAGCCGCGAGCAGATTAAATCGCTCGCAGATGAGGGCTGCTCATGTTCACAACTCGCGAATATGCTTGAAGATGGCGACGTTGACGGATACATGCTCAAACCGATGAACTGCCCGCATCACATCCAGATTTACGCATCTGAGAAGCGTTCATACCGTGATCTGCCGATCCGCTTGGCGGAGTTTGGCACGGTTTACCGCTGGGAACAGTCGGGTGAGTTGAACGGCATGACCCGCGTGCGCGGTTTCACTCAGGATGATGCTCATTTGTTTGTGATGCCTGAACAATTGGATGAGGAAGTACAGGGTTGCTTGGATTTGGTGAAAGTAATCTTTGAAACTCTTGGTTTGAAAGACTTTAGAGTTCGCGTCAGTTTACGTGATCCGGACGGCACGAAGTATGTTGGTAATCCTGAGGACTGGGATCGCGCGGAATCTGCATGTATCAAGGCTGCGGAAAGCCTAGGCGTGCCGTTCAGCATGGAGCCTGGCGAAGCGGCGTTTTATGGTCCGAAGATCGACTTTGTCGTAAAGGATGTGATCGGGCGCGAGTGGCAACTCGGTACGGTTCAGGTTGATTATCAGTTACCGCAACGTTTTGAATTGTCTTATGTGGGCAGCGATAACGCGGAACATACGCCGATCATGATCCACAGGGCGCCGTTTGGTTCGATGGAACGTTTTGTTGGCGTGTTGATTGAACACTTTAATGGTTCGTTCCCGCTGTGGTTGAATCCTGAACAGGTGAGGGTGCTGCCGATCAGTGATAAGTTTGTTGATTATGCTGAAGAGGTGAAGGACAAACTGTTTGCTGAAGGTGTGCGTGTGACGATCGATAAGGGTAATGATCGCTTGAATGGTAAGATCAAGGTCGCGCAGGAAGATCGCGTTTGCTACATGCTGGTTGTGGGCAGGAAGGATAAGGAAGCGGGCACGGTGAGTGTTCGTCATCGCAGCGAAGGTGATCTTGGTGCGGTGCCTACGGATGAGTTTGTTGCAAACATCGTGGAAGAGATCAAGACGAAGGCGCTCGGGCCGCTGGTGAAGGCGTCGAACTAA
- a CDS encoding LamG domain-containing protein, with protein MTNRAFCYLCTLISFWYITGLAYSSIPATYENEKYGVQAYWAFDDDIDEYNSSGNYYKDHSGHNRNLITAVMPTLSSPNFQSHPLINSHYPKVPNTGRVNDAYVKVSKDRRPLIYIFPANEPLWRSYTIEGSFRLRADIDQITEFNRFLFSFDRSDFLPNPNDIDIFVKDDGHLKFLSDHPYVSLTMTNHQIQHDKWYHFAVVSDGKTLSLILGYKDTNGEFVTDEIVHTYTNTAEPSIVVSEAQISVGGVGIDRGWGDSNALGNGDMDEVRLSNIAIAPAGLLMNQNMNNASSQVAVEFPMNSSNDDSIEEIAEPGPIRSITKWGDYLLGVRVGPNENIASFLGKNVHVTSPYFSGATEVQNLVIHVFMSRDQGSTWERIKNIDVQGGQPSGQTYANLIVPTDITISAQDGFVVVAYRAEKYDLKESNNWKNEIKDFDKMGLHVVNQIHDRVPLEGYYGVRDSNYGNKIIASSFTVTHRIETTLTSRIYEPIELVHVDSKDISTQAYNSSLETSYFVGAPHIYRASDSSCIVFYDNEVADNDPTNGHNQLIAYRRITFGSNHHIAVLSNEYQLTKTDNRILKRDGMATVARVKAKSGGRDKVFVVFEGIEDKTGANRNVVWGLIGELPQHNAGSSHAFQNDEPFEVYKSPTKPNGQKYNAYAPYIVRLYDGDEILNDYPNYAIAFCTDEDVYLINDRAPADSPSEDVMKRRSTIKVVFGKYAETPLYQRIFSSPKTVWPGYMVDVRDPNEFHSYMPGLVRLSENSLYIIVDYFNNHQAGFGFRRAAN; from the coding sequence ATGACGAATAGAGCATTTTGTTATTTATGTACCCTTATATCGTTCTGGTACATTACAGGATTAGCGTATAGTAGTATTCCGGCAACATATGAGAATGAAAAATATGGGGTGCAGGCGTATTGGGCGTTTGATGACGATATTGATGAATACAATTCAAGTGGTAATTATTATAAGGATCACTCGGGGCATAATCGAAATTTGATAACAGCGGTCATGCCTACTTTATCAAGCCCGAATTTCCAATCTCATCCACTCATAAACAGTCATTATCCCAAAGTACCAAATACTGGCCGGGTTAATGACGCGTATGTAAAGGTGAGTAAAGATCGTCGACCACTTATTTATATTTTTCCGGCAAATGAGCCTTTATGGCGAAGTTATACCATCGAGGGCAGCTTTCGACTTCGGGCGGATATAGATCAGATTACTGAGTTTAATAGATTTTTGTTTTCATTTGACCGTTCTGATTTTTTACCAAACCCAAATGATATTGATATATTTGTGAAGGATGATGGGCATCTAAAATTCTTAAGCGATCATCCGTACGTTAGTCTTACGATGACAAACCATCAGATTCAACACGACAAGTGGTACCATTTTGCAGTAGTTAGTGACGGTAAGACGCTGAGTTTAATACTTGGTTACAAGGACACTAATGGGGAATTTGTAACCGATGAGATCGTGCACACCTATACGAATACTGCCGAACCATCTATCGTGGTAAGCGAAGCCCAAATAAGTGTAGGTGGTGTAGGAATCGATAGGGGATGGGGCGATTCAAATGCACTCGGTAATGGCGATATGGATGAGGTTCGTTTATCAAATATTGCAATTGCGCCTGCTGGCTTGTTGATGAATCAGAATATGAACAATGCGAGTTCACAGGTGGCTGTCGAATTTCCTATGAATAGTAGCAATGATGATTCTATTGAGGAGATAGCGGAGCCTGGCCCGATCAGGAGTATTACAAAATGGGGAGATTATCTGTTAGGTGTGCGGGTCGGACCAAATGAGAATATCGCTTCATTTTTAGGTAAAAATGTCCACGTTACATCACCGTATTTTTCCGGTGCTACTGAGGTGCAAAATCTGGTCATTCATGTTTTTATGAGTCGTGATCAGGGTAGTACATGGGAGCGAATCAAAAATATTGATGTTCAAGGGGGGCAACCGTCAGGTCAAACTTACGCTAATCTGATTGTGCCAACAGATATCACGATCAGTGCGCAGGATGGTTTTGTCGTTGTGGCGTATCGCGCGGAAAAATATGATCTAAAAGAGTCGAATAATTGGAAAAATGAGATCAAAGATTTCGACAAGATGGGTTTGCATGTTGTCAATCAGATACATGATCGCGTACCTTTAGAAGGCTATTATGGGGTGCGTGACTCAAATTATGGCAACAAGATTATTGCTAGTAGTTTTACGGTTACACATAGAATTGAAACGACTCTGACGAGTAGGATTTATGAGCCAATCGAGTTGGTGCATGTTGATTCGAAAGATATTTCTACTCAGGCTTATAATTCGAGTTTAGAAACATCATATTTTGTGGGGGCCCCGCATATTTATCGCGCTTCTGATAGTTCTTGTATCGTTTTTTACGACAATGAAGTCGCAGATAATGACCCGACCAATGGTCACAATCAGTTGATTGCTTATAGGCGAATAACGTTTGGTAGTAACCATCACATAGCAGTTTTATCAAATGAGTATCAGTTAACAAAGACAGATAATCGGATTCTTAAACGGGATGGAATGGCGACGGTAGCGCGTGTTAAAGCAAAGTCGGGTGGCCGCGATAAGGTGTTTGTTGTATTTGAGGGTATTGAGGATAAGACGGGTGCCAATCGTAATGTTGTGTGGGGGTTAATCGGTGAATTGCCGCAGCATAATGCGGGGAGCTCGCATGCGTTTCAGAATGACGAGCCGTTTGAGGTCTATAAATCGCCTACGAAGCCGAATGGTCAGAAATATAATGCGTATGCGCCTTATATCGTGCGTTTGTATGATGGCGATGAGATTTTGAATGATTATCCCAATTATGCGATCGCATTTTGTACGGATGAGGATGTGTATTTGATCAATGATAGGGCTCCGGCTGATTCACCGAGTGAGGATGTCATGAAGCGAAGATCAACGATCAAGGTTGTTTTTGGTAAGTATGCAGAAACGCCGTTATATCAACGTATTTTTAGTTCGCCCAAGACAGTATGGCCTGGGTATATGGTGGATGTAAGAGATCCGAATGAATTTCATAGCTATATGCCGGGTCTTGTGAGGCTGTCAGAAAATAGTCTTTACATCATTGTTGACTACTTTAATAACCATCAAGCAGGCTTCGGTTTCAGGCGTGCGGCTAATTAA
- a CDS encoding LamG domain-containing protein: MRSYSMISCIVVLLMSWCGVVHGESWQRGVKAYWRFEKNLAGDGIHQFDDSMKNGTGLWGSAWPGESTDVPFSGVVSNNGYATAHSLFVDDDLHLMTNTEAHINGGRLVKVDIETLSFRQFTVEASYKPDFTNYSNSGWRSVIACQVWNKYEAGHAVRDGSFVNEVFRILCKSDGSIELRVVGPDDTYVISTPAGYMPTNAGSEQWYNMVAVGDGKTVKFVINGELIGTAMIDPAHKLNFRIANDIANNDTIARWAVGSSRHWNSSSQGLFARGKIDEVRLSNIALDESAWLQNDMPTIENMVWEQVYGHEKEDDGDPATGADDNPGPFRHITSWAGQLWGMTVEQHDEDGNGVDENYLVLYWSVDEGDTWTQLQKRGETETHEYKDPMFFYGDVKDSSGNIEQQLLIAYLKRYSGASTGPWFMHVEEYLKIPENAASTSSAVIGYSDSPYLHALSDGTLQLYYVFEPNWSPHNNRTSGRQDRYVVMRHLTFDSVAGVALGDTNHQSVWVSDLSNYMTNGRQDGMPSVVTLKEGSSGNDELLVVMDGVDELESTTEQPHNIVHGVRVSNGGKLQADWDSGVRSVLYESTKHGYHGRKFNAYSPYAVMPMSNLYNNSLMDGDGEDRVWVAFSTDEDFEEHSADSPFTPEVFRRSSVKLIEVNTENGGLSVQSGGPAVLYTGDESDDVGDVHHYGIGLLRIADNEVYGVLDFFNGDVKGFKLRVNDE, from the coding sequence ATGAGATCATACAGTATGATCAGTTGTATCGTTGTGTTATTGATGAGTTGGTGTGGGGTTGTGCATGGGGAGTCGTGGCAGCGAGGTGTGAAGGCATATTGGCGGTTTGAGAAGAATCTTGCGGGGGATGGGATTCATCAGTTTGATGATAGCATGAAGAATGGAACTGGTTTGTGGGGGTCGGCGTGGCCGGGCGAGAGTACGGATGTTCCGTTTAGTGGGGTGGTGTCTAACAATGGATATGCGACAGCGCATTCGTTATTTGTAGATGATGATCTTCATTTGATGACGAACACAGAAGCGCATATTAATGGTGGTCGGTTGGTGAAGGTTGATATTGAGACTCTCAGTTTTCGTCAGTTTACGGTAGAGGCGAGTTACAAGCCGGACTTTACGAATTATTCGAATAGTGGCTGGCGATCGGTGATTGCGTGTCAGGTTTGGAATAAGTATGAGGCGGGTCATGCGGTACGTGACGGGTCGTTTGTGAATGAAGTATTCCGAATATTGTGTAAGAGTGATGGTAGTATTGAGTTGCGAGTGGTTGGGCCAGACGATACTTATGTGATCTCGACTCCAGCAGGTTACATGCCGACGAATGCTGGGAGTGAGCAGTGGTACAACATGGTGGCGGTCGGTGATGGTAAGACGGTCAAGTTTGTGATCAATGGAGAGTTGATCGGTACGGCTATGATTGATCCGGCCCATAAGTTGAATTTCAGGATAGCGAATGATATTGCCAACAATGATACGATTGCTCGCTGGGCTGTTGGTTCTTCGCGGCATTGGAATAGTTCGAGTCAGGGTTTATTTGCACGGGGAAAGATTGATGAGGTTCGGCTGTCTAATATTGCATTAGATGAGTCGGCGTGGTTGCAGAACGACATGCCGACAATCGAGAATATGGTGTGGGAACAGGTTTATGGTCATGAGAAGGAGGACGATGGTGATCCTGCGACGGGGGCGGATGATAATCCCGGGCCGTTCCGTCACATTACATCATGGGCGGGGCAGCTGTGGGGTATGACGGTAGAGCAACATGATGAAGATGGCAACGGGGTGGATGAGAATTATCTGGTTTTGTATTGGAGTGTCGATGAGGGGGATACGTGGACTCAACTGCAAAAAAGAGGCGAGACGGAAACACATGAATATAAAGATCCGATGTTCTTCTACGGGGATGTGAAAGATAGCTCGGGTAATATTGAGCAGCAGCTGCTTATTGCTTATCTCAAGAGGTATTCGGGGGCAAGTACAGGGCCTTGGTTTATGCATGTTGAAGAATATCTAAAAATACCGGAGAACGCGGCTTCAACTTCGAGTGCAGTGATAGGGTATTCGGATTCGCCGTATTTGCATGCATTGTCGGATGGGACGTTACAGTTGTATTACGTTTTTGAACCGAATTGGTCGCCGCATAATAATCGTACAAGTGGACGACAGGATCGGTATGTTGTGATGCGTCATCTTACGTTCGATTCGGTAGCAGGGGTGGCGTTGGGTGATACAAATCATCAATCGGTTTGGGTGAGTGATTTGAGTAATTACATGACGAATGGGCGTCAGGATGGGATGCCGAGCGTTGTGACGTTGAAGGAGGGGAGTTCGGGTAATGATGAGCTGTTAGTTGTGATGGATGGTGTTGATGAGTTGGAGAGTACGACGGAGCAGCCGCACAATATTGTGCATGGTGTGCGAGTGAGTAATGGCGGGAAGCTACAGGCGGATTGGGACAGTGGAGTGAGAAGTGTTTTATATGAGAGTACGAAGCATGGATATCACGGGCGAAAGTTTAATGCGTATTCGCCGTATGCGGTAATGCCGATGAGTAATCTTTATAACAATAGCTTGATGGATGGTGATGGGGAAGACCGTGTTTGGGTAGCGTTCTCGACGGATGAGGATTTTGAAGAGCATAGTGCGGACAGCCCGTTTACGCCTGAGGTTTTCAGACGATCATCGGTGAAGCTGATTGAGGTGAATACGGAGAATGGGGGGCTAAGTGTGCAGTCGGGCGGGCCAGCGGTTCTGTATACAGGGGATGAGAGTGATGATGTTGGCGATGTTCATCATTACGGGATTGGTCTACTCCGCATTGCTGATAATGAGGTCTATGGTGTTTTGGATTTCTTTAATGGAGATGTGAAGGGATTCAAATTGAGAGTGAATGATGAATAG
- a CDS encoding peroxiredoxin family protein, with protein MTIRHTLSFLLTLTLLCAPAAAQLDLSAAFKAPTKKQTTAIAATVTDADTGSPIYNFDITIGYRDPSKLDTTWYPLKSFAPFNVRITENTFKIRTTEPLAHYAFYITAPGYLPQYSHEWELDTLNSTWSIKLKPAANITGTILSPSGNPVYNAQLIPVIDDTRVTISGPIFEQFNPSADIEASHTNKKPLLIYNSNLDGSFTLPPHNEKFRLLILSPQGYQLLEQKDLDTDQPNSITLGEWQPLTGSIKLKDKPIAGQLIKINGPLYAPGAIEDTFKPTNILLSFKTRTKTDGSFLFDYMPFQFINANIIQDDPYRPDTVIQNNLIKVQSDKFPVLKFDFDNTIITGKIINYDHTPLPKFYSATIELSSKQPLKNYSSTLFPDGSFTFQSIIPAELSLSANISFVNKLENVLDNSDNKTLRKTINIPTENPPLVLNLGTIPLSAPNASLDTGNAAPQITAKYLNDNQSFNLNDYRGKYVLLDFSPAFNGFAFSQIADVNTAYQQFKSNPNVKFFSFLFKDSPDFDPYDPKTYENKTDWPVVLLPNAADDAATQTLGASDFACIYLISPTGQIIAKDTDLFGPNIATTLQKLIPTQ; from the coding sequence ATGACCATCCGCCACACCCTTTCATTCCTTCTCACACTCACGCTACTCTGCGCACCCGCCGCAGCCCAGCTCGACCTCTCCGCCGCATTCAAAGCGCCCACCAAAAAACAAACAACTGCAATCGCCGCAACTGTCACCGATGCCGATACCGGCTCCCCAATCTATAACTTCGACATCACCATTGGCTACCGTGATCCCTCCAAACTCGACACCACTTGGTACCCCCTCAAATCCTTCGCCCCATTCAACGTCCGTATCACTGAAAACACATTCAAGATCCGTACCACTGAGCCACTCGCTCATTACGCCTTCTACATCACCGCACCCGGCTATCTCCCCCAGTACTCTCACGAATGGGAACTTGATACCCTCAACTCAACCTGGTCGATCAAACTCAAACCTGCCGCCAACATCACCGGCACGATCCTCTCCCCGTCTGGCAACCCTGTCTACAACGCACAACTCATCCCTGTCATCGACGATACTCGCGTCACAATCTCCGGCCCAATCTTCGAACAATTCAACCCCTCTGCCGATATCGAAGCTTCTCACACAAACAAAAAGCCACTCCTCATCTACAACTCCAACCTCGACGGCTCCTTCACGCTCCCACCTCACAACGAAAAGTTCCGCCTCCTCATCCTCTCGCCACAAGGCTACCAACTACTCGAACAAAAAGATCTCGATACCGATCAACCCAACAGCATTACGCTCGGTGAATGGCAACCTCTCACCGGCTCAATCAAACTCAAAGACAAACCCATCGCCGGCCAGCTCATCAAAATCAACGGCCCACTCTACGCCCCCGGCGCCATAGAAGACACTTTCAAACCCACTAATATCCTTCTCTCGTTCAAAACCCGCACCAAGACCGATGGTTCGTTCCTCTTCGATTACATGCCCTTCCAATTCATCAACGCAAACATCATCCAAGACGACCCATACCGTCCTGATACTGTCATCCAAAACAACCTCATCAAAGTCCAGTCGGACAAATTCCCTGTCCTTAAGTTTGACTTCGACAATACCATCATCACCGGCAAAATCATCAACTACGACCACACACCACTTCCCAAGTTCTACTCCGCAACGATTGAGCTCTCCTCCAAACAACCTCTCAAGAATTACTCATCAACCCTCTTTCCCGATGGCTCTTTCACCTTCCAATCTATCATCCCAGCTGAACTCTCACTCTCAGCCAATATCTCCTTTGTCAACAAACTTGAAAACGTCCTCGATAACTCTGACAACAAAACTCTCCGCAAAACCATCAATATCCCCACAGAAAACCCGCCACTCGTCCTCAACCTTGGCACTATTCCCCTCAGCGCGCCTAACGCATCGTTAGACACTGGCAATGCCGCCCCACAAATTACAGCCAAATATCTAAACGATAACCAATCATTCAACCTCAACGACTACCGCGGCAAGTACGTCCTCCTTGACTTCTCCCCTGCTTTCAACGGCTTCGCCTTCTCTCAAATCGCCGACGTCAACACCGCCTACCAACAATTCAAATCCAATCCCAACGTCAAATTCTTCTCATTCCTATTCAAAGATTCACCCGACTTCGACCCTTACGATCCAAAAACCTACGAAAACAAAACCGATTGGCCCGTCGTTCTACTCCCCAACGCCGCCGACGATGCTGCAACCCAAACACTCGGCGCATCCGATTTTGCATGCATCTACCTCATCTCCCCAACAGGCCAAATCATTGCGAAAGACACCGACCTCTTCGGCCCGAACATCGCCACAACCCTACAAAAACTCATCCCCACTCAGTAA